One window of the Lodderomyces elongisporus chromosome 6, complete sequence genome contains the following:
- the VPS1 gene encoding vacuolar protein sorting-associated protein 1: MDEGLIATINKLQDALAPLGGGSASPVDLPQITVVGSQSSGKSSVLENIVGRDFLPRGTGIVTRRPLVLQLTNRRATPKDKKDLLDLQASESSENGNQKEDNVDEWGEFLHLPGKKFYNFEDIRNEIVRETDAKTGKNLGISPVPINLRIYSPHVLTLTLVDLPGLTKVPVGDQPKDIEKQIRDMIMKFISKPNAIILSVNAANTDLANSDGLKLAREVDPEGSRTIGVLTKVDLMDQGTDVIDILAGRVIPLRFGYVPVINRGQKDIETRKTIREALQNEQRFFENHPSYRAKAQFCGTPYLAKKLNGILLHHIKSTLPDIKMKIEHSLKKYSAELSMLGPEMAESPASIALSMITSFAKDYNGILDGESKELSSQELSGGARISFVFHEIFKNGINALDPYDQIKDADIRTILHNTSGSAPSLFVGTSAFTVLVKQQIKRMEEPAIRCINLIFDELVRILSQIINHPQYTRYPQLKEQLSNHFIQYLREALIPTNEFVTDIIKAEETYVNTAHPDLLTGTQAMAYVEEKFHPKPQIQVDPKTGKPLPNQQQAQQMQHQQQLAAQHSKIDDSGSSSSSSSNGFFGGFFSSKNKKRLQQMEAPPPVLRATGTMTERETMETEVIKLLISSYFNIVKRTVADVVPKAIMLKLINKSKDDIQKELLEKLYSNPELPDLVKENELTIQKRKECIRMVEVLRNASEIVASV, encoded by the coding sequence ATGGATGAAGGATTGATTGCTACGATTAATAAATTGCAGGATGCTCTTGCTCCCTTAGGAGGAGGCTCCGCCTCACCAGTCGATTTGCCACAAATCACCGTTGTCGGATCACAATCTTCAGGTAAATCTTcagttttggaaaacatcGTCGGTAGAGATTTCTTACCTAGAGGTACCGGTATTGTCACTAGACGTCCCTTGGTGTTACAGTTGACAAACAGGAGAGCTACGCCAAAGGATAAGAAAGATTTGTTGGATCTTCAAGCCAGCGAAAGTAGCGAGAATGGCAACCAAAAGGAGGATAACGTTGACGAATGGGGTGaatttttgcatttgccaGGTAAAAAGTTTTACAACTTTGAAGATATCAGAAATGAGATTGTCCGTGAGACGGATGCCAAGACTGGTAAGAATTTGGGTATTTCCCCAGTTCCAATCAACTTGAGAATCTACTCGCCACATGTGTTGACTTTGACCTTGGTCGATTTACCAGGTTTGACCAAAGTCCCCGTTGGTGACCAACCAAAGgatattgaaaaacaaattaggGATATGATTATGAAGTTTATTTCCAAACCCAATGCCATCATCTTATCAGTCAATGCAGCAAACACAGATTTGGCCAACTCGGATGGGTTAAAATTGGCTAGGGAGGTTGACCCCGAAGGTTCGAGAACAATTGGTGTTTTAACAAAAGTCGACTTGATGGACCAAGGTACCGATGTGATTGATATTTTGGCTGGTAGAGTTATTCCATTAAGATTTGGATATGTGCCAGTAATCAACAGAGGACAAAAGGATATCGaaaccagaaaaacaaTTAGAGAAGCATTACAAAATGAGCAACGTTTCTTTGAAAACCATCCCTCATATAGAGCCAAGGCACAATTTTGCGGTACACCATACTTGGCCAAGAAATTGAATGGTATCTTGTTACACCACATCAAGAGCACTTTACCGGATATCAAGATGAAGATTGAACACTCACTTAAGAAGTATTCGGCTGAGTTGAGTATGTTGGGACCAGAGATGGCAGAGTCGCCTGCCTCTATTGCGTTGAGCATGATTACTAGCTTTGCCAAGGACTATAACGGTATTCTTGATGGTGAGTCCAAAGAGTTGAGCTCGCAAGAATTGAGTGGTGGTGCTCGTATATCCTTTGTGTTTCACGAGATTTTCAAGAATGGTATCAATGCATTAGACCCATACGATCAGATCAAAGATGCTGATATTAGAACCATTTTGCACAATACCTCTGGTTCTGCGCCATCGCTTTTCGTTGGTACTTCCGCGTTTACTGTTTTAGTTAAGCAACAAATTAAGAGAATGGAGGAACCGGCTATTAGATGTATCAACTTGATCTTTGATGAATTGGTTAGGATTTTGTCACAAATCATTAATCATCCACAGTACACAAGGTACCCACAATTGAAAGAACAATTGTCCAATCATTTTATCCAGTATTTGAGAGAAGCATTAATTCCCACCAATGAGTTTGTCACCGATATCATCAAGGCTGAAGAGACATATGTCAATACTGCGCATCCAGATTTATTGACTGGTACGCAAGCCATGGCGTATGTTGAGGAAAAATTCCATCCAAAACCACAAATCCAAGTTGATCCAAAGACTGGTAAGCCATTACCTAATCAGCAACAAGCACAGCAAAtgcaacatcaacaacaactagcTGCACAACACTCAAAGATTGATGACTCTGggtcatcatcttcttcttcttccaatgGGTTCTTTGGTGGCTTTTTCTCgtcaaagaacaaaaagagattaCAGCAAATGGAGGCTCCACCACCGGTGTTGAGGGCTACAGGAACAATGACGGAGAGGGAAACCATGGAGACTGAGGTGATTAAGTTGTTGATCTCCTCGTATTTCAACATCGTCAAGAGGACGGTTGCTGATGTGGTTCCCAAAGCCATCATGTTgaaattgatcaacaaGTCTAAAGATGACATACAGAAGGAATTATTGGAGAAATTGTATAGTAATCCCGAGTTGCCTGATTTGGTTAAGGAGAATGAGTTGACTATACAAAAGAGGAAGGAATGTATTAGAATGGTTGAAGTGTTGAGAAATGCCAGCGAGATAGTTGCCAGTGTTTAG
- the PUS4 gene encoding pseudouridine synthase pus4 (BUSCO:EOG09264HU0): protein MNGVFAVNKPSGRSSANLISELQELFTKSEVFADDLKAMKDKMAYDLGQDKKWKNKWKKKVDAAKVKIGHGGTLDPLASGVLVVGVGLGTKKLQYYLAECQKTYETKALLGISTTTGDSEGEIITQNEIDFVTPEIVKSAAEKFVGDIKQTPPIFSALKVNGKPLYEYARQGLPLPKEIKVRDVKVNSIEVIEKDLLTRDHEFKKLESKLDENGVPLEHALKNNPTLNDSALYFSTQYKENNKLDTDEHIKPRLLPDGEELPEKLPLIHFVSDVSSGTYIRSLISDIGRAMGSSAYMVELIRCKQSEWELGKNVFNMEDFEKSEKIWGPVLRKVLENGGENIDIAKEMAQSEASHVETADQKEAADKKETADQEEDSEQVSAKKRTIDEVEQ, encoded by the coding sequence ATGAATGGAGTTTTTGCAGTAAACAAGCCATCTGGCAGGTCGTCTGCCAATCTCATCTCTGAGTTGCAAGAACTTTTTACCAAATCCGAGGTGTTTGCAGACGATTTAAAAGCTATGAAGGATAAGATGGCATACGATTTGGGCCAAGAtaagaaatggaaaaacaaatggaagaagaaagtcGATGCTGCCAAGGTCAAGATTGGACATGGTGGAACTTTAGATCCTTTGGCTAGTggtgttcttgttgttggcgTGGGTTTGGGAaccaaaaaattacaataCTACTTAGCCGAATGTCAAAAGACCTATGAGACTAAAGCATTGTTGGGCATTTCTACTACGACTGGTGACTCTGAAGGTGAGATTATTACTCAAAACGAAATTGACTTTGTTACGCCTGAGATTGTGAAGCTGGCGGCAGAAAAGTTTGTTGGAGACATTAAGCAAACACCGCCGATTTTTTCAGCACTAAAAGTAAATGGGAAACCATTGTACGAATATGCTAGACAAGGTTTGCCACTACCAAAGGAAATCAAAGTGAGAGATGTGAAAGTGAATAGTATTGAagtaattgaaaaagatttgCTCACTAGAGATCACGAATTTAAGAAGCTAGAAAGCAAACTCGACGAGAACGGCGTGCCTCTTGAACATGCATTGAAAAATAACCCAACACTTAATGATTCCGCCTTATACTTTTCAACTCAATATAAAGAGAACAACAAGTTGGACACAGACGAACATATCAAGCCAAGACTTCTTCCCGATGGTGAAGAGTTGCCGGAGAAATTACCATTGATCCATTTTGTCTCGGATGTTTCTTCGGGAACTTATATACGAAGCCTAATTAGTGACATTGGACGAGCGATGGGGTCCTCTGCATATATGGTTGAATTGATTCGATGCAAACAGTCGGAGTGGGAGTTGGGTAAAAATGTGTTTAATATGGAAGACTTTGAAAAGAGTGAAAAAATATGGGGTCCTGTATTGAGAAAAGTATTGGAGAATGGTGGTGAGAATATCGATATTGCTAAAGAGATGGCTCAATCTGAAGCAAGTCATGTAGAGACCGCTGATCAAAAAGAAGCTGCTgataaaaaagagacagctgatcaagaagaagactCTGAGCAAGTTTctgcaaagaaaagaacaattgaTGAAGTGGAACAATGA
- the POA1 gene encoding ADP-ribose 1''-phosphate phosphatase gives MTVKYIRGDLFTHSAPTGKSIVLAHACNTGGSWGGGIAAVFARKYPKANRQYSEYCHKNSHLLGTSLLLKADDYDKSKAYIACLFTSDFNQSPEQIVKYTDQSLQELAKQLKSLPIETQNGNQVVNMPKINSGIFGVPWENTEAVLDKLDSLDFNVYVID, from the coding sequence ATGACGGTCAAATATATTAGAGGAGATCTTTTCACTCATAGCGCTCCAACAGGGAAATCCATTGTCTTAGCGCATGCATGTAATACCGGTGGAAGTTGGGGTGGAGGAATTGCAGCTGTTTTTGCAAGAAAGTACCCCAAAGCAAACAGACAGTATAGCGAGTATTGCCATAAGAATAGCCATTTACTAGGCACATCGCTCTTGCTCAAAGCCGATGACTACgacaaaagcaaagcatATATTGCGTGTCTATTCACAAGTGACTTTAACCAATCACCAGAGCAAATAGTAAAATACACGGATCAATCGTTGCAGGAATTAGCAAAGCAGTTGAAATCGTTGCCCATTGAGACACAGAATGGTAATCAAGTAGTCAACATGCCCAAAATCAATTCAGGTATATTTGGTGTTCCTTGGGAAAACACAGAAGCGGTCCTTGATAAACTTGACAGTTTAGACTTTAATGTATACGTTATTGATTAG
- the ERF4 gene encoding ras modification protein erf4 — translation MLQHKHYSPRPPSSSATAQGTNHVDEKYQLSSVEPVQDLVFFNYHEFLASQPRAPSLVINHFPNYHVSEQSETFHTTRIVRIPRCYTRPYSDIVPQFSTTYPGNEAGAIKNEEGEDHTLGTFEGHTFGVTSQVATLSNIISEEELRVILDKINSYLVQAYNPYSWQTAIESMIDVFCGGIFIQILNLLGIHTHTKRIVNKLEQYTLQLNKQFESRGRDLKIISPRRTGYLSLDIQIPKP, via the exons ATGCTACAGCACAAACACTATTCCCCACGCCCACCTTCATCACTGGCAACAGCTCAAGGAACAAACCATGTCGATGAAAAATATCAATTACTGAGTGTTGAACCAGTACAAGATTTGGTATTTTTCAACTACCATGAGTTTCTTGCTCTGCAACCTCGAGCTCCATCCTTGGTGATCAACCATTTTCCCAACTACCACGTGTCTGAACAATCAGAGACATTCCATACAACACGAATAGTTCGAATACCAAGATGTTATACAAGACCATACTCGGATATAGTACCTCAATTCTCAACAACGTATCCGGGTAATGAGGCAGGCGCAATCAAAAACGAAGAAGGCGAGGATCACACTTTGGGAACTTTTGAAGGACACACATTTGGTGTCACATCACAAGTAGCAACTCTATCAAATATAATCTCTGAAGAGGAATTGCGAGTGATTTTAGATAAAATCAATCTGTATCTAGTCCAAGCTTACAATCCATATTCGTGGCAGACAGCAATAGAAAGTATGATTGATGTCTTTTGTGGAGGAATCTTTATACAGATTTTGAATCTATTGGGAATTCATACGCATACAAAACGCATTGTCAACAAATTAGAGCAATATACTTTACAATTGAATAAACAATTCGAGTCTAGAGGAAGAGATCTCAAGATTATATCACCAAGACGCACGGGATATCTTTCG CTTGATATTCAGATACCGAAACCGTAA
- the SPE2 gene encoding spermidine resistance protein (BUSCO:EOG09263LNF): MVSPPAYHQDSFVDHELSKNLDSTYAFEGPEKLLELWFWKSENDIPACSPRDGLRSIKMDAWAKMLDLVNCKILSMKSSPFMDAYLLSESSLFVFPHKLILKTCGTTTTLACLDELFQMTRQICQLTSKEIYRVFYSRRSFMFPEKQIHVHKDWKHEVSLLNQHFMLGKSYVVGNFASDDHWFLYVGGKEDDDCREGARAKAPFLETFGNKPLDQTFEILMTELDPECASKFIYSRQPGEDVGEDHDLGHELGRETMIETELDSVFQPEKRVGGVGNGSTHLPSPSLSDISEDEDCEGHHVEGHGELIKEKDANISVVVPGMNTGVTATATATTSVSSEFEFLHDAFAFTPCGFSSNSICSNIGGGYYYTLHITPESGWSYASFETNYPFQQNGSVDVLTVLTKVLKIFRPRKFSLTLINEICDEHQSSSQALTNSDVVLKEFGYKKSEKAVYDLKNEYNLLYLNFVKA, translated from the coding sequence ATGGTCTCACCACCAGCATATCACCAAGATTCATTTGTCGATCATGAATTATCCAAGAATTTAGATTCAACGTATGCATTTGAAGGTCCTGAAAAGTTGTTGGAACTTTGGTTTTGGAAATCTGAAAATGACATACCTGCATGTTCACCAAGAGATGGGTTAAGATCCATCAAGATGGACGCGTGGGCCAAGATGTTGGATTTGGTTAATTGCAAGATTTTGTCAATGAAATCATCACCATTTATGGATGCCTACTTGTTGAGTGAGTCATCATTATTTGTGTTTCCACATAAATTGATCCTCAAGACTTGTGGAACTACTACAACATTGGCCTGTTTGGATGAGCTTTTCCAAATGACTAGGCAAATATGTCAATTGACTAGCAAGGAGATATACCGTGTTTTCTACTCAAGAAGATCATTTATGTTTCCCGAAAAGCAGATCCATGTGCACAAGGATTGGAAACACGAAGTGTCATTGTTGAATCAACATTTTATGTTGGGAAAATCGTACGTTGTTGGTAATTTTGCCAGTGACGATCATTGGTTTCTCTACGTTGGTGgcaaagaagatgatgattgTAGAGAGGGAGCACGTGCAAAAGCGCCTTTTTTGGAAACTTTTGGTAACAAGCCCCTCGATCAAACATTTGAGATCTTGATGACTGAATTGGACCCCGAATGTGCTTCCAAATTTATCTATTCCAGACAACCTGGCGAAGATGTTGGAGAGGATCACGACTTGGGACACGAATTGGGTAGGGAAACCATGATTGAGACAGAGTTGGATTCGGTTTTCCAACCAGAGAAAAGggttggtggtgttggtaatGGCAGTACCCATCTCCCTTCTCCTTCGTTATCTGACATCTCTGAGGATGAAGATTGCGAAGGTCATCATGTTGAAGGCCATGGTGAACTCATCAAGGAGAAAGATGCTAACAtatctgttgttgttcccGGTATGAACACTGGTgttactgctactgctactgcaaCCACTAGTGTTTCATCagagtttgagtttttaCACGATGCGTTTGCATTTACTCCATGTGGATTTTCCTCAAACTCTATTTGCTCCAACATCGGAGGAGGCTACTATTATACTCTTCACATTACTCCGGAGTCAGGGTGGAGTTATGCCTCGTTTGAAACCAACTATCCGTTTCAGCAAAATGGTTCTGTTGATGTGCTCACTGTGTTGACAAAGGTATTGAAGATTTTCAGACCTAGAAAGTTTTCATTGACTTTAATCAATGAGATTTGCGATGAACATCAATCCAGTAGCCAAGCATTGACCAATTCTGATGTGGTGTTGAAAGAGTTTGGTTATAAAAAGAGTGAAAAAGCAGTGTACGACTTGAAGAACGAGTACAATTTGCTTTACTTGAATTTTGTAAAAGCTTAA
- the PET9 gene encoding ADP/ATP carrier protein yields MSADNKSNFFIDFMMGGVSAAVSKTAAAPIERVKLLIQNQDEMLKQGRLAKPYTGIADCFRRTANEEGIASFWRGNTANVIRYFPTQALNFAFKDKFKAMFGFKKDEGYWKWFAGNLASGGLAGATSLAFVYSLDYARTRLANDAKSAKGDGKGREFNGLIDVYKKTLASDGIAGLYRGFGPSVVGIIVYRGLYFGLYDSLKPVVLVGPLQGSFLASFLLGWAVTTGASTASYPLDTVRRRMMMTSGQKVKYNGALDCARKVVAAEGVKSLFKGCGANILRGVAGAGVISLYDQLQVILFGKKFK; encoded by the coding sequence ATGTCTGCTGACAACAAGAGTAACTTCTTCATCGATTTCATGATGGGTGGTGTTTCCGCCGCCGTCTCAAAGACCGCTGCTGCTCCAATTGAGAGAGTCAAGTTGTTGATTCAAAACCAAGACGAAATGTTGAAGCAAGGTAGATTGGCTAAGCCATACACCGGTATCGCTGACTGTTTCAGAAGAACCGCCAACGAAGAAGGTATTGCTTCTTTCTGGAGAGGTAACACTGCTAACGTTATCAGATACTTCCCAACCCAAGCTTTGAACTTTGCTTTCAAGGACAAATTCAAGGCTATGTTTGGTTTCAAGAAGGATGAAGGTTACTGGAAGTGGTTTGCCGGTAACTTGGCTTCTGGTGGTTTGGCTGGTGCCACTTCATTGGCTTTTGTCTACTCTTTGGACTATGCCAGAACTAGATTGGCTAACGATGCTAAATCCGCTAAGGGTGACGGTAAAGGAAGAGAATTCAACGGTTTGATTGATGTTTACAAGAAGACCTTGGCTTCCGACGGTATTGCTGGTTTGTACAGAGGTTTCGGTCCTTCAGTTGTTGGTATCATTGTTTACAGAGGTCTTTACTTTGGTTTGTATGACTCCTTGAAACcagttgttttggttgGTCCATTGCAAGGTTCTTTCTTGGCTTCATTCTTGTTGGGTTGGGCTGTCACCACCGGTGCTTCCACTGCTTCATACCCATTGGACACTgtcagaagaagaatgatgatgacCTCAGGTCAAAAGGTTAAGTACAACGGTGCTTTGGACTGTGCTAGAAAGGTTGTCGCCGCTGAAGGTGTCAAGTCTTTGTTCAAGGGTTGCGGTGCTAACATCTTGAGAGGTGTCGCCGGTGCCGGTGTTATCTCATTGTACGACCAATTGCAAGTTATCTTGTTTGGTAAGAAATTCAAGTAA
- the CYC3 gene encoding holocytochrome c synthase has translation MGWFWADKKSNYANTQGLTSTSRSSSPSSSSSSSSSGCPIDYSSFNKSSSSLSPAVCPVVNTSKSNKDDEEVLNPLNNMPMAISSELAPGQKIKLSTERTISTIPRGENDDQGLWEYPSPQQMLNAMLAKGKGDGIPEDAVESMVEVHNFLNEGAWQQILEWEDKYTQETKVEPRLKKFTGKPHDLSPKAKMYLWLGSLFPDTFNTVPPFDRHDWTVLRSMGRNEGWKEVRYVIDYYSAPDDEETGMPAFMLDTRPALDSVESIRDRIVTFAGPVWRKAMGEIDEK, from the coding sequence ATGGGTTGGTTTTGGGCAGATAAAAAGAGCAACTATGCTAATACACAAGGTCTCACTTCTACATCACGATCATCTTCtccctcttcctcttcctcctcctcatcGTCGGGGTGTCCAATAGACTACTCGTCTTTTAACAAATCCAGCTCATCCTTATCACCAGCAGTATGTCCAGTAGTAAATACaagcaaaagcaacaagGACGACGAAGAAGTGTTGAACCCCTTGAATAACATGCCGATGGCCATCTCGTCTGAGCTAGCGCCAGGCcagaaaattaaattatCTACAGAGAGAACTATCTCCACCATCCCAAGAGGTGAAAATGATGACCAGGGATTATGGGAATACCCATCGCCACAACAAATGCTCAATGCCATGCTCGCAAAGGGCAAAGGTGACGGGATACCAGAAGATGCTGTGGAATCGATGGTTGAAGTACACAACTTTTTAAACGAAGGTGCATGGCAACAGATTTTGGAATGGGAAGATAAATACACACAGGAAACAAAAGTTGAACCaagattgaagaaatttACTGGAAAACCCCATGACTTATCGCCCAAGGCGAAAATGTACCTTTGGCTTGGGAGCTTGTTTCCCGACACCTTCAACACAGTGCCGCCATTCGATAGACACGATTGGACGGTTTTGAGAAGTATGGGGAGAAACGAAGGATGGAAGGAAGTAAGGTATGTCATTGACTACTATAGTGCACCAGATGACGAGGAGACCGGTATGCCGGCATTCATGTTGGATACTCGACCAGCATTGGACAGCGTCGAAAGCATACGCGACAGAATAGTTACATTTGCCGGACCAGTATGGAGAAAGGCCATGGGAGAAATCGATGAAAAGTAA